The sequence below is a genomic window from bacterium.
CGATGGCGCCCTGCAGCGCCGCGACGTCGCACGACGCGGTCGGTTCGGCCTGCACGAGGTCGATGCCGACGACGCGCGGCGCGCCGGCGTCGATGCGCGCCAGCAGGTCGGCGACCCGGGCCCGCGACCAGGGCCAGCGCCCCAGCTCGGCCAGGCTGGCGTCGTCCACCGCGACCAGCACCACCTCCGGCGCCGTCGTCTGCGTGCCCACCTGCTGCAGGCGGTAGTCGTAGGCGCGCAGCTCGACGAAATCGAGCGGTTTGACGCCGTAGCCGCGCAGGGCGGCCACCACGCCGCCGATCAGCAGCGCGAGGAGCAGGGGAACGAGGCGGCGCATGGCGGCGCGGCGGGCCGCGTCACCGGCGCGGCGCCGCCGCCGCGATCGCGCTGTGTGCCCGCGCCGGCGTCGGCGACCGCGACGGCCGGCGGCTCAGGGCACGCCGAGCTGGCCGCGCGAGTTGAGCACGGCGGGCGGCTGGCCGGCGACGTCGCCGGCGTTGCGCATCTCGTCGCGCCCGACCTGCCCGGCGAGCCCGCCCGACGAGGGCGCGCGGTCCGGCGGCGGCACGTTGTTGCCGCCGCTGGCGCCGGCGCTGGCGGCGGCCGCGCCACCCGCCGCCGCGCCGCCGCCGCCCACGGCGAGCGGCTGCAGGACGTTCGACTCGTGCATCATGTAGTCGGGATCGATCGGCTCCGGCCGCGTCGGCGCCGAGCCGCGGGCCACCGTCGTACCCTCGCTGGCGGTGACGTACACGGTGTTGTTCAGCACCTCCGCCAGGCTGCGCACCATGATGCGACCCTCGATGCCGATGACGTCGGTGGCGTCGCGCCTGGCGTCGTACTCGATCAGGAACGTCGTGCCGCGCACGCCGGCAACCGCGGTCGGGGTCTGGATCTCGTACGACGAGCCCGGGGCGCCGTAGACCTTGCTGACCAGCGCCCGCGCCTTGCCGGCGGCGAGCCGCAGCAGCGAGGTGTACGTGCTGTTCGCGGGATCGAACACCTGCGTGTCGACGGTGAGCGACGAGCGCTCGGTCAGGTCGACGACGCTGTCGTCGCGGAAGACGACGCGCATCTGGCCGTCGCCGGTGCGCAACTCGTCGCCGAGTTGCACGCCGGCGCCGACCGTCGCCGCGGTGAAGGCGCCGCCGCGGCCGATCTGCGCCTCGCCGCGCACCGAGGCGACGCTGCCGACGTCCTCCGCGACGGCAACCGATGCACACAACAGGAAGGGCAGCAGGGCGAGCCGAAAGCGTCTGTCGATCATCGTCAGTACCTCACCTGGACGGCGAACGAGCCGATGTTGCGATCATACGTGAAAACGGTCTTGTTCGAATCATTGAAGGTGCCGAAATACGACAGCACCAGCGACAGGTGCTCCCAGAGCTCCGGGACCGGCCGTTCGAGCGAGAAGATCACCCGGTGGTCGTTGTCGACCCTCGGGGTGAGCCCGCGCGGGTTGAACCCGTTCGGGTAGTTCTGGAGATCATTGCATGCCGCGGGCGTGCTCGAGCCGTTGACGATGCAGCCGCTGGCCGGGCTGTAGGTCTGGTGCTCGTAGCGATAGGCCAACTCGCTCAGCACCTGGAAGGGCAGCGGCCAGCGGATGCCGACTTCGCCCGCCCACGAGCCGTACTGGTACTGGTCGCGGTTGAACTCCTGCAGCGGGGTGTTGCCCGGTTGCGGCGTCTGGAAGCCGAGCTGGTAGCCGACCCAGAGCTGCTGCGCGGCGTTGCCGAGGTCGAAGAACTGGCGCGTGCCGGCGAAGCTGTAGATGCCGTTGAGGGCGCCGTAGCACGCGCTGCCGGCGCCGCCGGGCGTCGTCGGCG
It includes:
- a CDS encoding FecR domain-containing protein, with translation MIDRRFRLALLPFLLCASVAVAEDVGSVASVRGEAQIGRGGAFTAATVGAGVQLGDELRTGDGQMRVVFRDDSVVDLTERSSLTVDTQVFDPANSTYTSLLRLAAGKARALVSKVYGAPGSSYEIQTPTAVAGVRGTTFLIEYDARRDATDVIGIEGRIMVRSLAEVLNNTVYVTASEGTTVARGSAPTRPEPIDPDYMMHESNVLQPLAVGGGGAAAGGAAAASAGASGGNNVPPPDRAPSSGGLAGQVGRDEMRNAGDVAGQPPAVLNSRGQLGVP